The following coding sequences lie in one Gemmatimonadaceae bacterium genomic window:
- a CDS encoding M1 family metallopeptidase, producing MLVTLVSFLLLFSPGFAPSLDAYARQPLDVEHYRFALALSDSTDRIAGEATVRMRVLAPLATVWLDLATVSSARQGRGMTVSSVTRNGTSLRFTHADDHLTMTLDKAVAAGETIELVVRYGGIPADGMQIKPNPHGDRTFFSDDWPNKAHHWLPMIDHIADKATMEMNVVAPAHYQVISNGLRMEETDLAGGMRRTVWRESVPIAPWLYALGVARFAVQHVGDYHGVPLETWVFAQDRDKGFYDFAVPTKDVLSFYSEFGGPYSYEKLANVQSNSVSGGMESASAIFYSAGSVSGTRSLRWRNVVIHEIAHQWFGNAVTENDWNDVWLSEGFATYFTLLFIEHAYGRDEFADGLRSSRKTVLDFYAKTPDYRVVHENLSDMAQVTTGMTYQKGSWTLHMLRQLMGDDRFWTGIRDYYARFQNKNASTTDFRLAMERASGLDLQAFFQQWLYRGGVPALEGTWQWNATAKQLVVEVSQTQAGEPFRLPVEIGMTLPGARVRTERFELTGRSGRFTVAIDQEPTAVELDPHVRLLMDGRLTHR from the coding sequence ATGCTCGTCACTCTCGTCTCCTTCTTGCTGCTGTTTTCCCCAGGTTTCGCACCGAGTCTGGATGCGTATGCACGGCAGCCGCTGGATGTCGAGCACTACCGTTTCGCGCTCGCGCTTTCTGACAGCACCGATCGCATCGCCGGTGAGGCGACCGTGCGCATGCGAGTGTTGGCGCCGCTCGCCACGGTCTGGCTTGACTTGGCAACCGTCAGTTCGGCGCGGCAGGGACGCGGCATGACGGTGAGTTCGGTCACGCGGAACGGCACATCGCTGCGTTTTACGCATGCCGACGATCACCTGACCATGACGCTGGACAAGGCGGTGGCCGCGGGCGAAACCATCGAGCTCGTGGTGCGGTACGGGGGCATTCCTGCCGACGGGATGCAAATCAAACCCAACCCGCATGGCGACCGCACGTTCTTCTCGGACGATTGGCCCAACAAGGCCCATCATTGGCTGCCAATGATCGACCACATCGCCGACAAGGCTACCATGGAAATGAACGTGGTCGCACCGGCGCACTATCAGGTGATCTCCAACGGACTCCGCATGGAGGAAACGGACCTGGCTGGCGGTATGCGCCGCACCGTGTGGCGCGAGTCGGTCCCGATTGCCCCGTGGCTCTATGCGTTGGGGGTAGCGCGTTTCGCCGTGCAACATGTCGGCGACTACCACGGCGTGCCACTGGAGACGTGGGTGTTTGCGCAGGATCGCGACAAGGGCTTCTACGACTTCGCGGTGCCCACGAAGGATGTGCTGTCGTTCTACAGCGAGTTCGGGGGGCCGTATTCGTACGAGAAGCTGGCCAATGTGCAGTCCAACTCGGTGAGCGGTGGCATGGAGTCGGCGTCAGCCATTTTCTACTCGGCGGGCAGTGTGTCCGGCACGCGGTCGCTGCGGTGGCGCAACGTGGTCATCCACGAGATTGCGCACCAGTGGTTTGGCAACGCGGTCACGGAGAATGACTGGAACGACGTCTGGTTGAGCGAAGGATTCGCCACGTACTTCACGCTGTTGTTCATCGAACATGCGTACGGCCGCGACGAGTTCGCCGATGGACTGCGCAGTTCGCGCAAAACGGTGCTGGACTTCTACGCCAAGACGCCCGACTACCGCGTGGTGCACGAAAACCTGTCGGACATGGCGCAGGTGACCACCGGCATGACGTACCAGAAGGGCAGCTGGACGCTGCACATGCTGCGCCAACTGATGGGTGACGACAGGTTCTGGACCGGCATTCGCGACTACTACGCGCGCTTCCAGAACAAGAATGCCTCCACCACCGATTTCCGTTTGGCCATGGAGCGCGCGTCGGGGCTCGATCTGCAGGCGTTCTTCCAGCAATGGCTGTATCGCGGTGGCGTGCCAGCGCTTGAAGGCACCTGGCAGTGGAATGCCACGGCGAAACAGCTGGTGGTGGAGGTGTCGCAGACACAAGCGGGCGAACCGTTTCGGTTGCCCGTGGAGATCGGGATGACGCTGCCGGGGGCACGCGTGCGAACAGAACGGTTCGAACTCACCGGGCGATCGGGACGGTTTACCGTCGCGATTGATCAGGAACCGACTGCCGTGGAACTCGATCCGCACGTGCGACTCCTGATGGATGGTCGACTCACGCACCGGTAG
- a CDS encoding ABC transporter permease: MPFELRVALRYIRSGRLQTLLIFSGVAVGIVVFTFMAALINGLAVSLTNDVIGNIAHVRLQPAPRLPRQLRERADVRTLLAVQRGNEPRAVINGWRDIVQSVERLPGVVSVAASVAGAGFIQRGEKILPVQVTGYEPGKESAMIDIAAGIERGTSALAPGEVLIGVKIAEQLGVTTGQRLRIRSDRGRERALLIRGVFDVKNASANERLAFTDLATAQSMFEVVGAVTRIELKITDIFAAPALAERLSALTGLEGVDWIQENGRLQDALTAQGSTGDLVKFFAVLLIIIAVASQLLLSAIRRKSEIGIMRSMGVSRASVTWIFVLQGFFIGLFGSLLGAGLGYGFANLITIVTRRADGSLGLPVDPALGEYWLAVSIATVASTIAALLPARIASGVDPVEVIQQ; encoded by the coding sequence ATGCCCTTTGAGCTTCGCGTGGCGCTGCGCTATATCCGCAGCGGACGATTGCAGACACTGCTGATATTTTCCGGCGTCGCCGTTGGGATTGTCGTGTTCACGTTCATGGCCGCGCTGATCAACGGCCTCGCGGTCAGCCTCACCAACGACGTGATCGGCAACATCGCTCATGTACGGCTGCAGCCGGCGCCGCGATTGCCGCGCCAACTGCGCGAGCGCGCCGACGTCCGAACGCTACTGGCGGTCCAGCGTGGCAACGAACCACGCGCGGTCATCAACGGGTGGCGGGACATTGTTCAATCGGTCGAACGACTCCCTGGCGTGGTGAGCGTCGCGGCATCCGTGGCGGGCGCGGGGTTCATCCAACGCGGTGAGAAGATCCTCCCGGTGCAAGTGACCGGCTATGAGCCGGGCAAAGAAAGCGCCATGATTGACATCGCGGCCGGTATTGAGCGTGGCACGTCAGCATTGGCACCAGGCGAAGTATTGATTGGCGTGAAGATCGCCGAACAGCTGGGCGTCACGACGGGCCAACGCCTGCGCATTCGCAGCGATCGTGGGCGCGAGCGGGCGCTCCTCATTCGCGGCGTGTTCGACGTGAAGAACGCCTCGGCCAACGAGCGACTCGCCTTCACCGATCTGGCCACGGCGCAGAGCATGTTCGAGGTGGTGGGCGCCGTCACTCGCATCGAACTCAAGATCACCGACATCTTCGCGGCGCCGGCACTGGCCGAACGCCTCTCGGCCCTGACCGGACTCGAAGGCGTGGACTGGATCCAGGAGAACGGGCGATTGCAGGACGCGCTCACCGCACAGGGCAGCACGGGCGATCTGGTGAAGTTCTTCGCCGTGTTGCTGATCATCATCGCGGTCGCCAGTCAGCTCCTGCTGTCGGCCATCCGGCGCAAGTCCGAAATCGGCATCATGCGCAGCATGGGCGTCTCGCGTGCGTCGGTGACCTGGATTTTCGTGCTCCAGGGATTTTTCATCGGACTGTTCGGCTCACTGCTTGGGGCGGGCCTCGGGTACGGATTCGCCAACCTCATCACCATCGTCACTCGGCGCGCTGATGGCTCGCTCGGCCTCCCGGTGGATCCCGCACTGGGTGAATACTGGCTTGCCGTCTCGATCGCCACAGTCGCCTCCACCATTGCGGCACTGCTGCCGGCGCGCATCGCCAGCGGCGTCGACCCGGTCGAGGTCATCCAGCAATGA
- a CDS encoding SPFH domain-containing protein yields the protein MLIPSALLALAIVLLALSLRVVKEYDRGVIFFLGKFTGVRGPGLIILIPILEQMTKVTLRTITMNIPSQKIITKDNVSIDIAAVAYYHIVDPKKSVIAIENINSAINQISQTTVRNVVGQFSLDQLLSQTLDINAKIKDVIDGHTEPWGAQVTAVEIKDITLPDNMQRAMAKEAEAERERRAKIVAAEGEFQAAVKLGEAADIIAAHPVALQLRTLQTMAEISVEKNSTIIFPAQFMTTVHEAVKMIRGDGAA from the coding sequence ATGCTCATCCCGTCGGCGCTCCTGGCGCTGGCCATTGTCCTCCTCGCGTTGTCGCTCCGCGTGGTCAAGGAATATGACCGGGGCGTGATCTTCTTCCTTGGCAAGTTCACCGGCGTACGCGGACCCGGCCTCATCATCCTGATTCCGATACTGGAACAGATGACCAAGGTGACGCTGCGCACGATCACGATGAACATTCCGTCGCAGAAGATCATCACGAAAGACAACGTGTCGATCGACATTGCCGCAGTCGCGTACTACCACATTGTCGATCCCAAGAAGTCGGTCATCGCCATCGAGAACATCAACTCGGCCATCAACCAGATCAGTCAGACCACGGTACGCAACGTGGTGGGCCAATTCAGCCTCGATCAGTTGCTGTCTCAGACGCTGGATATCAACGCGAAAATCAAGGATGTCATTGATGGACATACGGAGCCGTGGGGTGCGCAGGTCACCGCGGTCGAGATCAAGGACATCACGCTGCCTGACAATATGCAGCGCGCCATGGCCAAGGAGGCCGAAGCAGAGCGCGAGCGTCGCGCCAAAATCGTGGCCGCCGAAGGCGAATTTCAGGCGGCGGTGAAGCTGGGTGAAGCGGCGGATATCATTGCGGCGCATCCGGTGGCACTGCAACTGCGCACTTTGCAGACGATGGCCGAGATCAGCGTCGAGAAGAACTCCACGATCATCTTCCCGGCGCAATTCATGACCACGGTGCACGAGGCCGTCAAGATGATTCGCGGGGACGGGGCGGCGTAG
- a CDS encoding efflux RND transporter periplasmic adaptor subunit, translating into MRTLRRFLPLVVLLAIAGALYTGYGRLAARPPLVEVTTARTENAVRVLALTGRVRPRLANRVQSLVAGTILSLTHEEGDAVRRGDVLARLDAQTTRAAIRQASSQVNARRLDVQQRELEYKRLETLLASGGVAPRDVETAKFALETARETVRQLEALVSESESRLRDFTLVSPIDGYVLARPVDPGQNVTPQTVLYELATATGAEIAVEIDEQYLGELRVGLDATVSPLTGERQQLAARVSTIGRRVSESSGAVPVRLAFVGVAPRLPAGLSVDVNLVVATHPAATTVSRAAVAGLGGEPYVMLVRRDTIVRQPVQVIDWPSPHIVVTGGIKPGDTMALSPKLVRAGLVVRTKPGPDAL; encoded by the coding sequence ATGCGCACGCTCCGCCGATTCCTGCCCCTGGTCGTCCTGCTGGCCATCGCCGGGGCGCTGTATACGGGCTATGGCCGCCTCGCCGCACGGCCGCCCCTCGTTGAAGTCACAACGGCCCGCACGGAGAATGCCGTGCGCGTATTGGCCCTGACCGGCCGGGTTCGCCCGCGCCTGGCCAATCGCGTGCAGTCGTTGGTGGCCGGCACCATTCTCTCACTCACGCATGAGGAAGGCGACGCAGTGCGACGGGGCGACGTGCTGGCCCGGCTCGATGCGCAAACGACGCGCGCCGCCATCCGTCAGGCCAGCTCGCAAGTGAACGCGCGCCGTCTCGATGTCCAGCAACGCGAACTCGAGTACAAGCGACTGGAGACCCTACTTGCCTCCGGCGGCGTAGCACCGCGCGACGTGGAGACTGCCAAGTTCGCGCTCGAAACCGCACGCGAAACGGTGCGTCAACTCGAAGCCCTGGTGAGCGAGTCGGAATCCCGCTTGCGGGACTTCACGCTGGTGTCGCCCATCGACGGCTATGTGCTGGCTCGTCCGGTTGATCCAGGACAGAACGTCACACCACAAACGGTACTCTACGAGCTCGCCACCGCCACCGGCGCCGAGATTGCAGTGGAGATCGACGAGCAGTACCTCGGCGAACTGCGCGTAGGACTCGACGCGACCGTCTCGCCGCTCACTGGCGAGCGTCAGCAGCTCGCGGCGCGAGTGAGCACCATCGGCCGCCGGGTGAGTGAATCCAGCGGCGCCGTGCCAGTGCGGTTGGCGTTCGTCGGTGTGGCGCCTCGGCTACCAGCCGGGCTTTCGGTGGACGTGAATCTGGTTGTTGCCACGCATCCCGCAGCGACCACCGTGTCCCGTGCCGCCGTTGCGGGGCTCGGCGGCGAGCCGTATGTGATGCTGGTGCGCCGCGATACCATCGTGCGACAACCGGTCCAGGTGATCGACTGGCCGTCACCGCACATTGTCGTGACCGGCGGGATCAAGCCGGGTGATACGATGGCGCTCTCGCCAAAGCTCGTTCGGGCGGGCCTGGTCGTGCGTACCAAGCCGGGACCCGATGCCCTTTGA
- a CDS encoding ABC transporter ATP-binding protein: protein MTDVVLRLSDLTKTYVDGEEETKVLKGIDLTFRRGEFVALMGPSGSGKSTLLAILGTLLKPTSGEVELVGNRLSTLDEQSVTRFRNLHIGFVFQFHHLLPDFTALENVLFPSYPRRSHTPDADRARAVELLRRVGLADRMHFRATKLSGGQKQRVAIARALMNAPDIVLADEPTGNLDRDTGEQVLVLMRELCAELGTLFLISTHDEAIAAESDRVVRILDGRVVSDEPVAITPRPHEST from the coding sequence ATGACCGACGTCGTGCTGCGTCTCTCGGATCTCACCAAGACGTACGTGGATGGCGAAGAGGAAACGAAGGTCCTGAAGGGCATCGACCTCACCTTCCGTCGCGGCGAATTCGTGGCACTTATGGGCCCGTCCGGCAGTGGCAAGAGCACTTTGCTCGCCATTCTCGGCACGCTGCTCAAACCCACCAGTGGCGAAGTGGAGCTGGTGGGCAATCGACTCAGCACCCTCGACGAGCAATCGGTCACGCGATTTCGCAATCTGCACATTGGCTTCGTGTTCCAGTTTCACCATCTGTTGCCAGACTTCACCGCGCTGGAGAATGTGCTGTTTCCGTCGTACCCGCGACGGAGTCATACCCCGGACGCCGACCGCGCGCGCGCCGTGGAGCTGTTGCGCCGAGTGGGATTGGCCGATCGCATGCACTTTCGCGCCACCAAGCTGTCCGGCGGTCAAAAGCAACGCGTGGCGATTGCCCGCGCGCTGATGAATGCCCCCGACATCGTTCTCGCCGACGAACCCACCGGCAATCTCGATCGGGACACGGGCGAGCAGGTGCTCGTGCTCATGCGGGAACTGTGTGCCGAACTCGGGACATTGTTTCTCATCAGCACGCACGACGAGGCGATTGCGGCGGAGAGCGATCGCGTAGTGCGGATTCTCGACGGGCGCGTCGTAAGCGATGAGCCGGTGGCGATCACACCCCGTCCCCACGAATCGACGTGA
- a CDS encoding protein kinase: MGDTLGQLTSALADRYRVIREIGAGGMATVYLAEDLRHGREVAIKVLRAEVAGALGADRFLREIAVTARLDHPGILPLLDSGNADGILYYVMPFVRGESLRERLSRERQLPVDDALDITRAVGDALTYAHALGVVHRDIKPDNILLSGNQARVADFGIARALSEVRGSTLTGTGIVVGSPAYMSPEQAAGERELDGRSDVYALGCVLYEMLAGQPPFSGPTQESLMRQHLVTPPPEVTQLRPLAPPHVAVALARAMAKAPADRFQTPAQFIAALRAPTTGDRSSPTLATATRGTRRRMVWFVGAAVIVVAGVGIWFSLRSSTSGKAAERPLIAVLPFRNIGSAEDEFFADGLTEEITSRLTTISSIGTISRTTSLSYKGSTKPLREIAKELGVTYVLEGTVRTERLADGTGQVRVTPELVRADADTPLWTDRMTAGLAPGELFKVQAQIAEQVASALNLTLLAGERQAIQRVETVDPEAHNAYLQGRFSLAKSSEQGIREAVAFFTQAVTRDSAYARAWAGLADAYASMPYFPQAKVSDSVAFTKAASAARRAIALDSTLSEARVSLGAVLSDGSWRWAEADREFGVALRLDPDNAQARTLRSALLSTLRRYDEAMAEAERAVQLEPASAGVRHTYATALTFSGRLDDAAASERIALTLSPTYLFAHIWLGEIAGMKRDFATMGREFQLVPPLAEIGRALVTMNATPASKRPVIQAIGAIRSYNPGLDAARKGWLYAAIGEVNRAMPEFETAIRLRSPGGLSALQFPTVQRALGSLPRYQALLRTAGIPQ, from the coding sequence ATGGGTGACACGCTCGGCCAACTGACATCGGCGCTCGCCGACCGCTACCGCGTGATCCGCGAGATCGGCGCGGGTGGCATGGCGACCGTGTACCTGGCCGAAGACCTGCGACACGGTCGCGAGGTCGCCATCAAAGTGCTCCGCGCCGAAGTCGCTGGCGCACTCGGCGCCGACCGTTTCCTGCGCGAGATCGCCGTCACGGCCCGCCTCGACCATCCCGGCATACTGCCGCTGCTCGACTCCGGCAATGCTGATGGCATCCTCTACTACGTGATGCCGTTCGTGCGTGGCGAGTCACTGCGCGAACGGTTATCGCGCGAACGGCAACTGCCAGTCGACGATGCGCTCGACATCACGCGCGCCGTGGGCGACGCGCTCACCTACGCGCATGCGCTGGGTGTCGTACACCGCGACATCAAGCCCGACAACATCCTGCTCTCGGGTAACCAGGCGCGGGTAGCCGACTTCGGCATCGCGCGCGCGTTGTCCGAAGTGCGCGGCAGCACGCTGACCGGCACGGGAATTGTCGTGGGCTCGCCGGCGTATATGAGCCCGGAACAGGCCGCCGGTGAGCGCGAACTCGACGGGCGCAGCGATGTGTACGCGCTGGGGTGTGTCCTCTACGAGATGCTGGCCGGACAGCCCCCGTTCTCGGGACCCACGCAAGAAAGTCTCATGCGCCAGCACCTGGTCACTCCGCCGCCAGAAGTGACTCAGCTGCGACCGCTCGCGCCGCCTCACGTCGCGGTCGCACTGGCGCGGGCGATGGCCAAGGCGCCGGCCGATCGTTTCCAGACGCCCGCGCAGTTCATCGCCGCGCTGCGCGCACCGACGACAGGCGATAGGTCGTCGCCCACGCTCGCGACGGCAACGCGGGGCACACGCCGCCGCATGGTGTGGTTCGTCGGCGCTGCGGTGATTGTCGTGGCGGGCGTCGGCATCTGGTTCAGCCTGCGATCATCAACGTCAGGCAAGGCAGCCGAGCGGCCGCTCATCGCCGTTTTGCCCTTCCGCAATATCGGCTCGGCCGAAGACGAGTTCTTCGCCGACGGCCTCACCGAGGAGATTACCTCGCGCCTCACCACGATCTCCTCGATCGGCACGATCTCGCGCACCACGTCACTGAGCTATAAGGGATCGACCAAACCGCTGCGCGAGATCGCGAAGGAACTGGGCGTGACGTACGTGCTCGAGGGAACCGTGCGCACCGAGCGGCTGGCCGATGGCACCGGACAAGTCCGTGTCACGCCGGAGTTGGTGCGCGCCGACGCCGACACCCCGCTCTGGACCGATCGCATGACCGCCGGCTTGGCGCCGGGCGAGCTCTTCAAGGTGCAGGCGCAGATAGCCGAGCAGGTGGCCAGTGCGCTCAACCTGACGCTGCTCGCGGGCGAGCGGCAGGCGATTCAGCGCGTGGAAACCGTCGATCCGGAGGCCCACAACGCGTACCTGCAGGGACGGTTCAGCTTGGCCAAGTCCTCGGAACAGGGAATACGCGAGGCGGTCGCATTCTTCACACAGGCGGTCACGCGGGATTCAGCATACGCGCGCGCCTGGGCCGGCCTCGCCGACGCCTACGCCAGCATGCCGTACTTCCCACAGGCGAAAGTCTCCGACTCCGTGGCATTCACCAAGGCCGCCTCGGCGGCCCGTCGCGCCATCGCGCTCGACAGCACGCTCAGCGAGGCCCGTGTCTCGCTGGGCGCAGTGCTCTCCGATGGCAGCTGGCGATGGGCCGAAGCCGACCGCGAGTTCGGTGTTGCGCTGCGCCTGGATCCCGACAACGCGCAGGCGCGCACGCTGCGTAGCGCGCTGCTGTCGACCCTGCGCCGCTACGACGAGGCCATGGCCGAAGCCGAGCGTGCCGTGCAACTCGAGCCGGCGTCGGCCGGTGTGCGACACACCTATGCGACGGCGCTCACCTTCAGCGGGCGACTCGACGACGCGGCGGCCAGCGAGCGCATTGCCCTGACCCTCAGTCCCACGTATCTGTTCGCGCACATTTGGCTTGGCGAGATCGCCGGTATGAAGCGCGATTTTGCCACGATGGGCCGCGAGTTCCAGCTGGTGCCGCCATTGGCCGAGATCGGAAGGGCTCTCGTGACGATGAACGCGACACCGGCGTCGAAACGCCCTGTCATACAAGCCATCGGCGCGATCCGTTCATACAATCCCGGACTCGATGCAGCGCGTAAGGGATGGCTCTACGCCGCCATCGGCGAGGTCAATCGGGCGATGCCTGAGTTCGAAACCGCCATCCGTCTTCGATCGCCGGGTGGATTGTCCGCCCTGCAATTCCCGACGGTCCAGCGCGCCCTGGGTTCATTGCCGCGCTACCAGGCCCTGCTGCGCACCGCAGGCATCCCGCAGTAA
- the gdhA gene encoding NADP-specific glutamate dehydrogenase, with product MPESAHAAVERFMKDIVARNPYETEFHQAVREVAESVMPLVLNDQRYRDEKILERMAEPDRLISFRVAWEDERGEVHVNRAWRVQFNGAIGPYKGGMRFHPSVTPSVLKFLGFEQTFKNSLTGLPMGGGKGGSNFDPKGKSDREVMRFCQSLMNELSRHIGERTDVPAGDIGVGAREIGYMFGQYRRLENRFTGVFTGKAKAFGGSNIRPEATGYGLVFFTEAMLATRGDGVKGKTAVVSGSGNVALYCMDKLIQLGAKVLTASDSGGFIHDPNGIDAEKLEWLKDLKEVRRGRIAEYCDKYTGATYHAGKTPWQVKCDLAFPNATQNELLVDDAKALVANGVIAVAEGANMPSTPDAVHALLSNKVLFGPAKAANAGGVAVSGLEQSQNSMRLVWSREEVEERLKHIMLDIHGTCVKHGDDGSGFVNYVNGANIGGFVKVAEAMLAYGVM from the coding sequence ATGCCTGAATCAGCACATGCCGCCGTCGAGCGGTTCATGAAGGACATCGTGGCCCGCAATCCGTACGAAACGGAGTTCCATCAGGCGGTACGCGAAGTCGCCGAGTCGGTCATGCCGCTGGTACTGAACGACCAGCGCTATCGTGACGAGAAGATTCTTGAGCGTATGGCCGAGCCTGATCGCCTGATTTCATTCCGGGTCGCCTGGGAAGACGAGCGCGGCGAAGTCCACGTGAATCGCGCCTGGCGCGTCCAGTTCAATGGCGCGATCGGTCCCTACAAGGGGGGCATGCGCTTTCACCCCAGCGTGACCCCCAGCGTCCTCAAGTTCCTGGGTTTCGAGCAGACGTTCAAGAATTCACTCACCGGGCTGCCGATGGGCGGCGGCAAGGGTGGTTCGAATTTCGATCCCAAGGGCAAGAGTGATCGCGAGGTCATGCGCTTCTGCCAGTCGCTCATGAACGAGCTCTCTCGCCACATCGGCGAGCGCACCGACGTGCCCGCCGGGGATATTGGTGTCGGCGCGCGAGAGATCGGCTACATGTTCGGGCAGTATCGTCGTCTCGAGAATCGGTTCACCGGGGTGTTTACCGGAAAGGCCAAGGCATTCGGCGGCAGCAACATCCGTCCCGAAGCAACCGGCTACGGCTTGGTGTTCTTTACCGAGGCCATGCTGGCCACCCGCGGCGATGGCGTGAAGGGCAAGACGGCCGTGGTCTCCGGCTCGGGCAACGTGGCGCTATACTGCATGGACAAGCTCATTCAGCTGGGCGCGAAGGTACTCACCGCGTCCGATTCCGGCGGGTTCATTCATGATCCGAACGGCATTGATGCCGAAAAGCTGGAGTGGCTCAAGGACCTCAAGGAAGTGCGTCGCGGCCGCATCGCGGAATACTGCGACAAGTACACCGGCGCGACGTACCACGCCGGCAAGACGCCCTGGCAGGTGAAATGCGACCTGGCGTTTCCCAATGCCACGCAGAATGAGCTGCTGGTGGATGACGCGAAGGCGCTGGTGGCCAACGGGGTGATCGCGGTGGCGGAAGGTGCGAACATGCCCAGCACGCCGGACGCGGTGCATGCGCTGCTGTCGAACAAGGTGCTGTTCGGCCCGGCCAAGGCGGCGAATGCCGGCGGCGTGGCGGTGTCAGGTCTCGAGCAGTCGCAGAACTCGATGCGCCTGGTGTGGAGCCGCGAGGAAGTGGAAGAGCGGCTCAAACACATCATGCTGGACATTCACGGCACGTGCGTGAAGCACGGCGACGATGGCAGTGGCTTCGTGAACTATGTGAACGGTGCCAACATCGGCGGGTTTGTGAAGGTCGCGGAGGCGATGCTGGCGTACGGGGTGATGTAA
- a CDS encoding P1 family peptidase, which produces MRYSSVALAVVATCALSLDAQSKPRENDLKLPIGGTPGPLDAITDVQGVEVGHATLIAGGGKLVVGQGPVRTGVTIVHPRGKANPDPVFASWFTLNGNGEMTGTTWIQESGYLEGPIGITNTHSVGVVRDAIIKWEVTQKNVLQPWWLPVVAETYDGGLNDINGFHVKEQHALDALNSATGGLPKEGAVGGGTGMVCLGFKGGIGTASRKLPAAQGGYTVGVLVQCNFGSRRDLRIAGVPVGEEIPDLQACIANSDPLPANSPRPRCGASGGDGAAANAPEQGSIIVVVATDAPLMPHQLKRIATRVSLGIGRQGGFGGNGSGDIFVAFSTANPKTWASDSVTTLQMVTNDRISPLFQATAQATEAAITNALLAAETTTGANDLRVYAMPLDRMMAAMRKYGRIK; this is translated from the coding sequence ATGCGTTACTCGTCCGTTGCACTCGCTGTCGTCGCGACGTGCGCCCTGTCGCTCGACGCGCAATCCAAGCCCCGCGAAAACGATCTCAAGCTCCCCATCGGCGGCACACCCGGTCCGCTCGACGCCATCACCGATGTGCAAGGCGTCGAAGTCGGCCACGCCACACTCATCGCCGGCGGCGGGAAGCTGGTAGTGGGGCAGGGACCGGTGCGCACCGGCGTCACCATTGTGCATCCGCGCGGCAAGGCCAATCCCGATCCCGTGTTTGCATCGTGGTTCACGCTCAATGGCAACGGCGAGATGACGGGAACCACCTGGATCCAGGAAAGCGGCTACCTCGAGGGGCCCATTGGCATTACCAACACGCACAGTGTGGGCGTGGTGCGTGACGCGATCATCAAGTGGGAAGTGACGCAGAAGAACGTGTTGCAGCCGTGGTGGTTGCCGGTGGTGGCCGAAACGTACGATGGCGGTCTGAACGACATCAACGGCTTCCACGTGAAAGAGCAACACGCGCTTGACGCGCTCAACTCGGCGACGGGTGGGCTTCCCAAAGAGGGCGCGGTGGGTGGCGGCACCGGCATGGTATGCCTTGGCTTCAAGGGCGGTATCGGCACCGCGTCACGCAAACTGCCTGCCGCGCAGGGCGGCTACACCGTAGGCGTACTGGTGCAATGCAACTTCGGGTCGCGGCGCGATTTGCGGATTGCCGGGGTGCCGGTGGGCGAGGAGATTCCCGACTTGCAGGCGTGCATTGCCAACAGCGATCCGCTACCAGCCAATTCACCACGCCCTCGTTGCGGTGCAAGCGGTGGAGACGGCGCCGCGGCCAACGCGCCGGAGCAGGGATCGATCATCGTGGTAGTGGCCACCGACGCGCCGCTCATGCCGCATCAGCTCAAGCGCATTGCCACGCGCGTGTCCCTGGGCATTGGGCGTCAGGGCGGATTCGGCGGGAACGGCTCCGGCGATATTTTCGTCGCGTTCTCCACGGCGAATCCGAAAACATGGGCGTCGGATAGTGTCACCACGCTGCAGATGGTGACCAACGATCGGATTTCGCCGCTGTTCCAGGCGACGGCGCAGGCCACCGAGGCGGCGATCACGAACGCCTTGCTGGCCGCCGAGACGACCACTGGAGCGAATGACTTGCGGGTGTACGCGATGCCGTTGGATCGGATGATGGCGGCGATGCGGAAGTACGGGCGGATCAAGTAG